A window from Blastocatellia bacterium encodes these proteins:
- the amrS gene encoding AmmeMemoRadiSam system radical SAM enzyme, which yields MAETMTLKDVLKTFAREGELYEKLPDQKVRCYACGHRCVILPGLDGICRVRYNEGGVLYVPAGYVGTIACDPTEKKPFFHVYPGSLALTFGMLGCDLHCAYCQNWITSQSLRDPRAVSLPQQVTPERIIAAARRYKAKLVVSSYNEPLITSEWAVTIFKQAKEHGFITGYVSNGNATPEVLDYIRPWTDLYKIDLKAFRDRSYRRLGGVLQNVLDTIQMVYARGFWLEIVTLVVPGYNDSDEELRDIAQFIVSVSPDIPWHVTAFHKDYKMTDPDNTPASTLIRAAEIGQNEGLRYVYAGNLPGRLGTLENTYCPQCHALLIERVGFRVLQNNITAGACPKCHTPIPGRWDD from the coding sequence ATGGCCGAGACGATGACGCTGAAGGATGTCTTAAAGACTTTCGCTCGCGAGGGCGAACTTTACGAAAAGCTCCCCGATCAAAAAGTGCGTTGCTACGCCTGCGGTCATCGTTGTGTGATCTTGCCAGGACTGGACGGCATCTGTCGCGTGCGGTACAACGAGGGTGGCGTGTTGTACGTGCCAGCCGGTTACGTCGGCACGATCGCGTGCGATCCGACGGAGAAAAAGCCATTTTTCCATGTCTACCCCGGCTCGCTGGCGTTGACATTCGGCATGCTCGGCTGCGACCTGCACTGCGCGTATTGTCAAAATTGGATCACCAGCCAATCGCTACGTGATCCGCGCGCCGTCTCCCTGCCTCAGCAGGTGACGCCAGAACGGATCATCGCAGCAGCTCGGCGCTACAAAGCCAAGCTGGTGGTCAGTAGCTATAACGAGCCGCTCATCACCAGCGAGTGGGCAGTGACCATCTTCAAGCAAGCCAAAGAACACGGCTTCATTACCGGCTACGTCTCCAATGGCAACGCGACGCCTGAAGTCCTCGATTACATTCGTCCATGGACGGACTTGTACAAAATTGATCTGAAAGCATTCCGCGACCGCAGTTATCGCCGACTCGGTGGTGTGCTGCAAAACGTCCTGGATACCATCCAGATGGTGTATGCGCGCGGCTTCTGGCTGGAGATTGTCACGCTGGTCGTTCCCGGTTACAACGATTCCGATGAAGAGCTGCGCGACATAGCCCAATTTATCGTCTCTGTGTCGCCTGACATTCCCTGGCATGTAACCGCATTTCATAAAGACTACAAGATGACTGATCCCGACAATACGCCAGCCAGCACCTTGATCCGCGCGGCTGAAATTGGACAGAACGAAGGCTTGCGCTACGTTTATGCCGGCAACTTGCCCGGCCGTCTTGGGACGCTGGAGAATACCTATTGCCCGCAGTGTCATGCGTTGCTGATCGAGCGCGTTGGTTTTCGCGTTTTGCAGAATAACATCACGGCTGGCGCTTGTCCCAAATGCCATACGCCGATCCCCGGCCGCTGGGATGATTAG